One Gossypium hirsutum isolate 1008001.06 chromosome A11, Gossypium_hirsutum_v2.1, whole genome shotgun sequence genomic window carries:
- the LOC121203418 gene encoding tubulin beta-5 chain produces the protein MREILHVQGGQCGNQIGSKFWEVVCDEHGIDPTGRYIGSSDLQLERVNVYYNEASCGRFVPRAVLMDLEPGTMDSVRTGPYGQIFRPDNFVFGQSGAGNNWAKGHYTEGAELIDAVLDVVRKEAENCDCLQGFQVCHSLGGGTGSGMGTLLISKIREEYPDRMMLTFSVFPSPKVSDTVVEPYNATLSVHQLVENADECMVLDNEALYDICFRTLKLTTPSFGDLNHLISATMSGVTCCLRFPGQLNSDLRKLAVNLIPFPRLHFFMVGFAPLTSRGSQQYRALTVPELTQQMWDAKNMMCAADPRHGRYLTASAMFRGKMSTKEVDEQMINVQNKNSSYFVEWIPNNVKSSVCDIPPRGLSMASTFVGNSTSIQEMFRRVSEQFTAMFRRKAFLHWYTGEGMDEMEFTEAESNMNDLVSEYQQYQDATADEEGEYEDEEDLDEEHM, from the exons ATGAGAGAGATCCTTCATGTTCAAGGTGGACAATGTGGGAACCAAATCGGTTCCAAGTTTTGGGAGGTTGTTTGCGATGAGCACGGCATAGATCCAACTGGAAGGTACATTGGTTCCTCGGATCTGCAGTTGGAGCGTGTTAATGTTTACTATAACGAGGCTTCATGTGGTCGCTTTGTTCCTCGTGCTGTGCTCATGGACTTGGAGCCTGGTACGATGGACAGTGTCCGAACTGGTCCTTACGGCCAGATTTTCAGGCCAGACAACTTTGTTTTTGGACAATCCGGTGCTGGAAACAATTGGGCCAAGGGCCATTACACTGAAGGAGCCGAGCTTATCGATGCCGTTCTTGATGTTGTGAGGAAAGAAGCTGAGAACTGTGACTGCCTGCAAG GTTTCCAGGTATGCCACTCATTGGGTGGGGGAACTGGTTCCGGTATGGGTACATTGCTTATCTCGAAGATCAGAGAGGAGTACCCCGATAGGATGATGCTTACGTTCTCCGTGTTCCCCTCGCCAAAGGTTTCCGATACGGTTGTCGAGCCATACAATGCTACTCTTTCGGTTCATCAGCTTGTTGAGAATGCTGATGAGTGCATGGTTCTTGATAATGAGGCTTTATATGATATCTGCTTCAGGACTCTTAAATTGACTACTCCTAGCT TTGGTGATTTGAACCATTTGATCTCTGCAACCATGAGTGGAGTTACTTGCTGTCTAAGATTCCCCGGCCAACTCAACTCCGACCTCCGAAAGCTTGCTGTGAACTTGATTCCCTTCCCCCGTCTTCACTTTTTCATGGTCGGATTTGCTCCACTGACCTCCCGCGGTTCTCAGCAGTACCGAGCTCTAACTGTCCCTGAGTTGACACAACAAATGTGGGATGCAAAGAACATGATGTGTGCTGCTGACCCGAGGCACGGTCGATACCTCACAGCATCAGCCATGTTCCGAGGCAAGATGAGCACCAAAGAAGTGGATGAACAAATGATCAATGTCCAAAACAAGAACTCTTCCTACTTCGTCGAATGGATCCCGAACAACGTGAAATCCAGTGTCTGCGACATCCCACCTAGAGGGCTATCAATGGCATCAACCTTCGTAGGAAACTCGACCTCGATCCAGGAAATGTTCAGGCGAGTTAGTGAACAATTTACCGCTATGTTCAGGAGGAAAGCTTTCTTGCATTGGTACACCGGTGAAGGTATGGACGAGATGGAGTTCACCGAGGCTGAGAGCAACATGAACGATCTCGTGTCTGAATATCAACAATACCAGGACGCTACCGCTGACGAGGAAGGCGAATATGAGGATGAGGAAGATTTGGATGAAGAACACATGTGA